From the Synechococcus sp. HK01-R genome, one window contains:
- the trxB gene encoding thioredoxin-disulfide reductase, whose product MAAEIGADHLATENLVIVGSGPAGYTAAIYAARANLSPLLITGFQRGGIPGGQLMTTTHVENFPGFPDGVLGPDLMDLMKAQAERWGTRLLEADADAIDLSSRPFRIEADGRSIQTQALILATGASANRLGLPQEERFWSQGISACAICDGATPQFRNEELAVVGGGDSACEEAVYLTKYGSHVHLLVRSGQLRASAAMADRVQANPQISVHWNTEVADAEGDDWLTSLRLRNRESGAERELPVRGLFYAIGHTPNTELVQGQLDCDDKGYLLTAPGRPETSVDGVYAAGDVADAEWRQGITAAGSGCQAALAAERWLSHNNLATLVSRDSVEPAQASTPQVSETATEATYDPKALWQKGSYALRKLYHDSDKPLLVVYTSPSCGPCHVLKPQLKRVLDELGGRAQGVEIDIEADQSIAEQAGVNGTPTVQLFYGKELKQQWRGVKQRSEFRGAIDALLGASV is encoded by the coding sequence ATGGCTGCAGAGATTGGTGCTGACCACCTGGCCACAGAAAACCTGGTCATCGTTGGCTCCGGACCTGCGGGCTACACAGCTGCGATCTACGCCGCCCGAGCCAACCTCAGCCCACTTCTCATCACTGGCTTCCAACGGGGCGGCATCCCTGGCGGACAACTGATGACCACCACCCACGTGGAGAACTTCCCCGGGTTCCCCGATGGGGTGCTCGGCCCTGACCTGATGGATCTCATGAAGGCCCAGGCAGAGCGCTGGGGAACGCGCCTTCTCGAAGCTGATGCCGATGCCATCGACCTCAGCAGCCGTCCCTTTCGCATCGAAGCCGACGGCCGCAGCATCCAGACCCAGGCGCTAATCCTGGCCACTGGCGCTAGCGCCAATCGCCTGGGACTGCCGCAGGAGGAGCGCTTCTGGAGCCAAGGCATCAGCGCCTGTGCCATCTGCGATGGCGCCACCCCCCAGTTCCGCAACGAAGAGCTCGCTGTGGTGGGCGGTGGTGATTCCGCATGCGAGGAAGCGGTGTACCTCACCAAATACGGCAGCCACGTGCACCTGCTCGTGCGCTCTGGACAGTTACGTGCCAGCGCGGCCATGGCCGACCGGGTGCAGGCCAACCCCCAGATCAGCGTCCACTGGAACACCGAGGTGGCCGATGCCGAAGGCGACGACTGGCTGACGTCCCTGCGACTTCGCAATCGGGAAAGCGGCGCAGAGCGGGAGCTCCCCGTGCGCGGACTCTTCTATGCCATCGGCCACACCCCCAACACCGAGCTGGTGCAGGGACAGCTGGACTGCGATGACAAGGGGTACCTCTTAACCGCACCAGGCAGGCCTGAGACCTCGGTGGACGGCGTTTATGCCGCTGGCGATGTGGCTGATGCGGAATGGCGCCAGGGCATCACTGCCGCCGGTAGCGGCTGTCAGGCCGCTTTGGCAGCCGAGCGCTGGCTGAGCCACAACAATTTGGCCACCCTCGTGTCGCGCGACAGCGTTGAGCCTGCCCAGGCCTCAACACCCCAAGTCAGCGAAACGGCCACAGAAGCCACCTATGACCCCAAAGCCCTCTGGCAGAAGGGCAGCTATGCATTGCGCAAGCTCTATCACGACAGCGACAAGCCCCTGCTGGTGGTGTACACCTCCCCCAGCTGCGGCCCCTGCCACGTGCTCAAACCACAACTCAAGCGTGTGCTCGATGAGTTGGGGGGCCGTGCCCAGGGGGTGGAGATCGACATCGAGGCTGATCAATCGATTGCCGAGCAGGCCGGAGTGAATGGCACCCCCACGGTGCAACTGTTCTATGGCAAGGAGCTCAAGCAGCAGTGGCGTGGCGTGAAGCAGCGCAGCGAGTTCCGAGGCGCCATTGATGCCCTCCTCGGTGCATCAGTCTGA
- a CDS encoding DEAD/DEAH box helicase, translating to MEWLERPNFPSRLIVPPSFELCEPNRDETIRPRVWQRQLIQLLRRRLSQPDTSGRDVLVHAGPGAGKTLGALLAFRSMRSEQRLDRFLVFCHRTSILKQWQLAAQRLGLTLAEWSPSPELESGDRWTGQGLGDADGWLVTYQGAGRQLEGLGEALRLWCPERLLAIADEAHHLGVDPEEPEGPIWGRTFLELSEGSRLRLGLTGTPFRADNLAFCAARKVRVESEGELVEQISPDLCVEPRELIAAGDVRPLEFRFQDGWVEHSREGLPDRDVSPLSAEQRESWRARNLRRAIRLSDSSSIALQLLLRARKQLEKVRERHREAAGLVMARDIDHARSITRLLEEEGDRVDLVHSQDPDASRRLGAFQKGHADWLVSIDMCAEGFDAPRLRVVAYLTTVVTRSRFLQGITRAVRMSGERASVEAVPREPSFVFAPADPLLMSYARTWSWSEPYRIRSLSTTEDDATETGGNWRGPSLPLEAVGDGAGAVIQMRTPELPSFLQR from the coding sequence ATGGAATGGTTAGAAAGACCTAACTTTCCGAGCAGACTGATCGTCCCCCCGTCCTTTGAACTCTGCGAGCCCAACCGGGACGAGACGATCCGCCCCAGGGTCTGGCAGCGGCAGCTGATTCAGCTATTGCGCCGCAGGCTGTCTCAGCCAGACACCAGCGGCAGGGATGTGCTTGTCCATGCTGGCCCCGGAGCAGGCAAAACCCTGGGCGCCTTGCTGGCCTTCCGCAGCATGCGTTCAGAACAGCGACTCGATCGCTTTCTTGTGTTCTGCCATCGCACTTCAATCCTGAAGCAGTGGCAGCTGGCAGCTCAGCGCCTGGGACTGACACTGGCGGAATGGTCTCCATCCCCTGAGCTGGAGTCGGGGGATCGATGGACAGGACAGGGGCTGGGCGACGCAGACGGCTGGCTGGTGACCTACCAGGGAGCGGGCCGCCAACTGGAGGGACTGGGGGAAGCTCTCCGTCTTTGGTGTCCTGAACGCCTGTTGGCCATTGCCGACGAAGCCCATCATCTGGGCGTGGATCCGGAGGAACCAGAGGGGCCGATCTGGGGACGCACCTTCCTCGAACTCAGCGAAGGAAGTCGACTGCGACTGGGTCTGACAGGAACCCCCTTCAGGGCCGACAACCTCGCCTTTTGCGCCGCAAGAAAGGTGCGAGTGGAGAGTGAGGGGGAGCTTGTGGAACAGATCAGTCCGGATCTCTGTGTGGAGCCAAGGGAACTGATCGCCGCCGGCGATGTTCGGCCACTGGAGTTCCGATTTCAGGATGGATGGGTGGAGCACAGCCGCGAGGGACTACCGGACCGTGATGTGTCGCCACTGTCTGCAGAGCAGCGAGAGAGCTGGAGGGCCCGCAATCTGCGCAGGGCGATCCGTCTGTCCGACTCCAGCAGCATTGCCCTGCAGCTGCTGCTGCGAGCCAGAAAACAACTCGAGAAAGTGCGCGAACGCCATCGGGAGGCAGCGGGCCTCGTGATGGCTCGTGACATCGACCATGCGCGCAGCATCACGCGACTTCTGGAGGAGGAGGGCGATCGGGTGGATCTCGTGCACTCCCAGGATCCGGACGCGAGTCGCCGCCTGGGCGCCTTTCAAAAGGGCCATGCCGACTGGCTCGTCAGCATCGACATGTGTGCAGAGGGATTCGACGCCCCCAGGTTGCGCGTCGTGGCTTACCTGACCACCGTGGTCACCCGCAGCCGCTTCCTGCAGGGCATTACACGGGCGGTCCGCATGAGCGGGGAGCGCGCAAGCGTGGAAGCGGTGCCGAGGGAGCCCTCCTTCGTCTTTGCCCCGGCCGATCCTCTACTGATGAGCTACGCGCGCACCTGGTCCTGGTCGGAGCCGTACCGCATCCGCAGCCTGTCCACGACTGAGGACGATGCAACGGAAACCGGAGGCAACTGGCGTGGACCCAGCCTGCCTCTTGAGGCGGTCGGTGATGGAGCCGGCGCCGTGATCCAGATGCGCACTCCGGAATTGCCCAGCTTTTTGCAGCGTTGA
- a CDS encoding EF-1 guanine nucleotide exchange domain-containing protein, producing MGLTAIECPDGVCHSHHGGHAVERQAMQAVLQGHGREWCERLAERIYEMSVDTFSQTVMPSLHAAGWQRRHLDWEFKLADQESEPDRTLVDGIINATESFLRSSEVHRLFIQELVQGTFDEASDRHLHRSAVRQLIETELLALLEEQKDDLLDRLAGRLMDEAQGDFDLARSAASAGLKEVELLLANHTEAL from the coding sequence ATGGGCCTCACGGCGATCGAATGTCCAGACGGCGTCTGCCACAGCCATCACGGTGGCCATGCGGTGGAGCGCCAGGCGATGCAGGCGGTTCTTCAGGGGCATGGCCGCGAATGGTGTGAGCGCCTGGCGGAGCGCATCTACGAGATGTCGGTTGACACCTTCTCCCAAACCGTGATGCCCAGCCTGCACGCGGCTGGCTGGCAGCGTCGCCATCTCGACTGGGAGTTCAAGCTTGCCGACCAGGAGTCTGAGCCGGACCGCACCCTGGTGGACGGCATCATCAATGCCACCGAGAGCTTTCTGCGCAGCAGCGAGGTGCATCGGCTCTTCATTCAGGAGCTCGTGCAAGGCACCTTTGACGAGGCCAGTGATCGACACCTGCACCGCTCAGCTGTGCGCCAGTTGATTGAAACCGAACTGCTGGCGCTGCTCGAAGAACAGAAAGATGATCTGCTCGACCGTCTGGCGGGCCGGCTGATGGATGAGGCCCAGGGGGACTTTGATCTGGCCAGGAGTGCGGCCAGCGCAGGCCTCAAAGAGGTGGAGCTGCTCCTGGCCAATCACACCGAAGCGCTCTGA
- a CDS encoding Re/Si-specific NAD(P)(+) transhydrogenase subunit alpha: MPRLLIPVETAAGETRVAASPETVRKFIGLGCTVSVERGAGARAGFVDTAYADAGAELVAAADASSWSQADLLLCVQPPAASALATLRRGALLVGLLSPYSNAELASALQGAGLSAMALELLPRISRAQSADALSSQANIAGYKSVLLGAGALDRYFPMLMTAAGTVQPARVVVLGAGVAGLQAVATARRLGAVVYVSDIRPAVKEQVESLGARFIDPPEMEDKPAESGGYAKQASEAFLAAQRQQLSDQLAEADVAICTAQVPGRRAPRLISEDMLDRMRPGAVVVDLAVAQGGNCADTQPSQTVDRKGVKLIGANDLPCTVPNHASALYARNLLALLEPTLKDGQLSLDTEDELIAGCLIAQDGSIRRGDVLTPGAN; this comes from the coding sequence TTGCCCAGACTTTTAATACCTGTTGAAACCGCTGCAGGGGAAACCCGAGTAGCGGCTTCTCCTGAGACCGTCAGGAAGTTCATTGGCCTGGGCTGCACCGTTTCAGTGGAACGGGGTGCTGGTGCCAGGGCCGGTTTCGTGGATACGGCCTATGCCGATGCCGGAGCTGAGCTCGTAGCGGCAGCTGATGCGTCGTCCTGGAGCCAGGCCGACCTGCTGCTCTGCGTGCAGCCTCCCGCAGCGTCTGCGCTGGCAACCCTCCGCCGCGGTGCGCTGCTGGTCGGCTTGCTTTCTCCTTACAGCAACGCTGAGCTGGCGAGTGCTCTCCAGGGTGCAGGCCTCTCGGCCATGGCCCTGGAGTTGTTGCCCAGGATCAGTCGCGCCCAGTCGGCCGATGCCCTCTCCTCCCAGGCCAACATCGCCGGATACAAATCCGTGCTGCTCGGAGCCGGCGCCCTCGACCGTTATTTCCCGATGCTGATGACCGCAGCGGGCACCGTTCAACCCGCGCGGGTGGTGGTACTCGGTGCCGGTGTTGCCGGATTGCAAGCGGTGGCCACCGCCCGCCGTCTCGGCGCAGTCGTTTATGTCAGCGATATCCGGCCCGCCGTGAAGGAGCAGGTGGAATCGCTCGGTGCCCGGTTCATCGATCCCCCGGAGATGGAGGACAAGCCGGCTGAGTCGGGCGGTTATGCCAAACAGGCCTCGGAGGCGTTCCTGGCCGCCCAGCGCCAACAGTTGTCCGATCAGCTGGCCGAAGCTGATGTGGCGATCTGTACAGCTCAGGTGCCCGGTCGCCGTGCCCCCCGCCTGATCAGTGAAGACATGCTGGATCGGATGCGTCCCGGTGCGGTGGTGGTGGACCTTGCCGTGGCCCAGGGTGGAAACTGCGCTGACACCCAGCCCTCCCAGACCGTTGATCGCAAGGGCGTGAAGCTCATCGGCGCCAACGATCTGCCCTGCACAGTTCCCAATCACGCCAGTGCGCTCTATGCCCGCAATTTGCTGGCGCTACTGGAGCCCACCCTCAAGGATGGTCAGCTCAGCCTCGACACCGAGGACGAACTGATCGCTGGTTGTCTGATCGCCCAGGACGGCAGCATCCGCCGCGGCGACGTTCTCACCCCCGGAGCCAACTGA
- a CDS encoding NAD(P) transhydrogenase subunit alpha translates to MDSSFVNALWVLLLGSLLGLELIGKVPPTLHTPLMSGANAISGITVLAALTAIIKSNGSIPLLVLGSVSLGFALFNVIGGFLVTDRMLAMFSRKPARKENR, encoded by the coding sequence ATGGATTCAAGCTTTGTGAATGCCCTCTGGGTTTTGCTGCTCGGCAGCCTCCTGGGCCTGGAACTGATCGGCAAGGTGCCTCCCACCCTGCATACGCCTCTGATGAGCGGCGCTAACGCTATCTCCGGCATCACCGTGCTGGCGGCCCTGACGGCGATCATCAAATCGAACGGGAGCATCCCTCTGCTGGTGCTTGGTTCTGTGTCTTTGGGCTTTGCCCTTTTCAACGTGATCGGGGGCTTCCTGGTGACCGATCGCATGCTCGCCATGTTCAGCCGCAAGCCCGCCCGCAAGGAGAACCGCTGA
- a CDS encoding NAD(P)(+) transhydrogenase (Re/Si-specific) subunit beta yields the protein MDILQYVIDLVAILLLALGIKGLSKVRSARGANQLAAVAMALAVLGLLIHYLGTSGISVAAWSWIIGGTVVGGVLGAITAQRVPMTSMPETVALFNGCGGMSSLLVALAAAFYPSELDATGMVAVVSIVISVFVGAITFTGSIVAMAKLQGWLSTPAWMQSKARHFVNIALAVACLVAAVDLIAKGGVSAQGLWLLVIASSLLGIGVTLPIGGADMPVVISLLNSYSGVAAAAAGFVVGSQLLIVAGAMVGAAGLILTQVMCNGMNRSLVSVLFGGALGASAAASGGGGEYTNITSCSVEECALTLEAAERVVIVPGYGLAVAQAQHTLREVTRSLEAAGIQVDYAIHPVAGRMPGHMNVLLAEADVPYEQLKEMDVINPEFPATDVVLVLGANDVVNPQAKNDPNSPLYGMPVLDVQQARTVFVVKRGMSAGYSGIKNDLFELANTSMVFGDAKKVLGDLLGELKELGVGKK from the coding sequence ATGGACATTCTTCAGTACGTCATTGACCTGGTCGCCATCCTGTTGCTGGCCCTAGGCATCAAAGGTCTTTCGAAGGTGCGCTCTGCCCGGGGCGCCAATCAACTGGCAGCCGTTGCCATGGCGCTTGCCGTGCTCGGTCTGCTGATTCACTACCTGGGCACCAGTGGCATCAGCGTGGCTGCCTGGAGCTGGATCATCGGAGGCACCGTTGTGGGTGGTGTGCTGGGTGCCATCACGGCCCAGCGGGTCCCGATGACGTCCATGCCCGAAACCGTCGCTCTCTTCAACGGTTGCGGGGGCATGTCGTCGCTGTTGGTGGCACTGGCTGCGGCCTTCTACCCAAGCGAGCTCGATGCCACTGGCATGGTCGCTGTGGTCTCGATCGTGATCTCGGTGTTCGTCGGTGCGATCACCTTCACTGGCTCGATCGTGGCCATGGCCAAGCTGCAGGGTTGGTTGTCGACGCCGGCCTGGATGCAGAGCAAGGCCCGCCATTTCGTCAACATTGCCCTGGCGGTCGCTTGCCTGGTGGCAGCGGTTGACCTGATTGCCAAGGGTGGTGTGAGTGCTCAGGGCCTCTGGCTTTTGGTGATCGCTTCCAGCCTGCTGGGCATCGGCGTGACCCTGCCCATCGGTGGGGCTGACATGCCTGTGGTGATCTCGCTGCTCAACAGCTACTCCGGTGTGGCAGCAGCAGCCGCCGGCTTTGTGGTCGGTAGCCAGTTGCTCATCGTGGCGGGGGCCATGGTCGGTGCAGCCGGCTTGATCCTCACCCAGGTCATGTGCAATGGCATGAACCGCTCCCTGGTGTCCGTGCTCTTCGGAGGGGCCCTTGGAGCATCCGCAGCGGCCTCCGGTGGTGGTGGTGAATACACCAACATCACCAGCTGCAGCGTTGAGGAATGTGCCCTGACCCTCGAGGCTGCCGAACGGGTCGTGATCGTTCCTGGTTACGGCCTTGCCGTTGCTCAGGCTCAGCACACCCTGCGGGAAGTCACCCGCTCTCTGGAAGCAGCTGGCATCCAGGTCGATTACGCCATTCACCCAGTGGCTGGTCGCATGCCTGGTCACATGAACGTGCTCCTCGCCGAGGCCGATGTGCCCTACGAGCAGCTCAAAGAGATGGATGTGATCAACCCCGAGTTCCCTGCCACGGATGTGGTGCTGGTGCTGGGTGCCAATGACGTGGTCAACCCTCAGGCCAAGAACGATCCGAACTCGCCGCTTTACGGCATGCCTGTGCTGGATGTGCAGCAGGCCCGCACGGTGTTTGTGGTGAAGCGGGGCATGAGTGCTGGTTACTCAGGCATTAAGAACGATCTGTTCGAACTGGCTAACACTTCGATGGTGTTTGGTGATGCCAAGAAGGTGCTGGGTGACCTGCTCGGGGAGCTCAAGGAGCTGGGCGTCGGGAAGAAATGA
- a CDS encoding YheT family hydrolase, whose product MTQLLQQLGVAAYRQRLPWLGGDLQTLRDTLRPMRLPPDQGQPLQIPVPALRSGAAPAGQLLAVLDQPASGPAQALVVLLHGLGGSSRREGMRRLGLSLQSSGFAVLRLNLRGADPGRHLAAGTYAACCNSDLLPVLMRARELASELAQAAGRLQPLPLLGAGISLGGTMLLNAALESAGVLDGLFCASSPLDLAACSASIERSRNRIYQRWLLQRLVRQTLADPFGVTATEEQLLRKTPPRSIRAFDAAITAPRWGYDSVEEYYRCASPLVRLLDPQARRRLPPTLLLQALDDPWVPARAAQELQRSIGALNQSDAAEPLSILLTARGGHNGFHASGDSLTAGSWSDRLANAWYHQLL is encoded by the coding sequence ATGACCCAGCTGCTTCAGCAGCTGGGTGTTGCCGCCTATCGGCAACGTCTTCCCTGGTTAGGCGGAGACCTGCAAACCCTGCGGGACACCCTTCGCCCGATGCGGCTGCCTCCTGATCAGGGGCAGCCGCTTCAGATTCCAGTTCCAGCCCTGCGCAGTGGAGCCGCCCCTGCCGGGCAATTGCTTGCTGTTCTCGACCAACCCGCTTCCGGTCCTGCTCAGGCGCTGGTGGTGCTTCTCCATGGCCTGGGGGGCTCCAGTCGACGGGAAGGCATGCGTCGTCTTGGTTTATCCCTGCAGTCTTCGGGTTTTGCTGTGTTGCGGCTCAACCTGCGCGGGGCTGACCCCGGCCGTCATCTCGCCGCAGGCACCTATGCCGCTTGCTGCAACAGCGATCTCCTTCCCGTCCTCATGCGCGCTCGGGAGCTGGCCTCGGAGCTGGCTCAGGCCGCCGGCCGTCTTCAACCGCTTCCCCTTCTTGGTGCTGGCATCTCCTTGGGTGGCACCATGCTGCTGAATGCGGCGCTGGAGTCGGCCGGGGTTCTCGATGGGTTGTTCTGCGCCAGTAGCCCTCTCGATCTGGCTGCCTGTAGTGCTTCGATTGAGCGCTCCCGCAATCGCATCTATCAGCGTTGGTTGTTGCAACGGCTCGTGCGCCAGACCTTGGCAGATCCCTTCGGTGTCACCGCCACAGAGGAGCAGCTCCTGAGGAAGACCCCACCTCGAAGCATCCGCGCGTTTGATGCAGCCATCACGGCACCGCGCTGGGGCTACGACTCTGTGGAGGAGTACTACCGCTGCGCCTCGCCCCTGGTCCGTTTGCTTGATCCCCAGGCCCGTAGGCGTCTGCCTCCCACCTTGCTGCTTCAGGCGCTGGATGATCCCTGGGTGCCAGCCCGAGCGGCGCAGGAGTTGCAGCGTTCGATCGGGGCTCTGAACCAGTCCGATGCGGCTGAACCCCTGTCGATCCTGCTCACTGCACGGGGAGGCCACAACGGATTCCATGCATCTGGCGACAGCCTGACCGCAGGCTCCTGGTCGGATCGGTTGGCCAACGCCTGGTACCACCAGCTGCTGTGA
- a CDS encoding ferredoxin: MIQASHHLLLCATPAKAKCCDPSIGAASWEALKQGVRQLDLENPERAQGIVLRSKADCLRVCEQGPVLLIWPEGIWYGNVTPERVQQILEEHVVGGRPCNEWVIRRTPFQQPSEAQSVSNDPQPS, from the coding sequence GTGATCCAGGCCAGCCATCACCTGCTGCTCTGTGCCACGCCGGCCAAGGCGAAGTGCTGTGATCCCAGCATCGGTGCCGCCAGCTGGGAGGCTCTCAAGCAGGGAGTGCGCCAGCTGGATCTTGAGAACCCTGAGCGGGCCCAGGGCATCGTGCTGCGCAGCAAGGCTGACTGCCTACGAGTCTGTGAACAGGGCCCCGTGCTCCTGATCTGGCCTGAAGGCATCTGGTACGGGAATGTGACACCGGAGCGGGTGCAGCAGATCCTCGAAGAGCATGTGGTGGGTGGGCGACCGTGCAACGAGTGGGTCATCCGCCGGACACCATTCCAGCAGCCCTCCGAAGCACAATCTGTTTCAAACGATCCTCAGCCGTCCTGA
- a CDS encoding 1-deoxy-D-xylulose-5-phosphate reductoisomerase codes for MKAISVLGSTGSIGTQTLEIAQEFPERFRVVALSAGRNLPLLVEQISQHSPEVVALADDSLLPELQDRLNALPTDRQPETLPQLVGGANGLNVAAAWDTADLVVTGIVGCAGLLPTLAAVRAGKDLALANKETLIAAGPVVLPELKKSGSRLLPADSEHSAIFQCLQGTPWAENASLSTGVPTPGLRRIQLTASGGAFRDWEAADLEKATVADATSHPNWSMGRKITVDSASLMNKGLEVIEAHYLFGLDYDHIEIVIHPQSIIHSMVELADSSVLAQLGWPDMKLPILYCLSWPERLETPWRRLNLTEVGQLSFRSPDPAKYPCMELAYAAGRAGGTMPAVLNAANEEAVAQFLQERIHFLDIPDLIDATCERHKSDRMDHPQLDDVLAVDQWARDVVREQVQRGTRRIPMAAMAA; via the coding sequence GTGAAAGCCATCAGCGTGCTGGGCTCCACGGGCTCGATCGGCACCCAAACCCTGGAGATCGCCCAGGAATTCCCAGAGCGCTTCCGGGTGGTGGCCCTCAGCGCCGGGCGCAACCTTCCACTGCTGGTGGAGCAGATCAGCCAGCACAGCCCTGAAGTGGTGGCCTTGGCAGACGACAGCCTGCTGCCCGAACTCCAGGACCGTCTCAACGCCCTGCCCACCGATCGACAACCCGAGACCCTGCCGCAACTGGTGGGTGGCGCCAACGGACTCAACGTCGCAGCCGCTTGGGACACGGCCGATCTTGTGGTGACAGGCATCGTTGGCTGCGCCGGTCTGCTGCCCACCCTGGCGGCCGTGCGCGCCGGAAAGGATCTGGCCCTCGCCAATAAGGAAACACTGATCGCCGCTGGGCCGGTGGTCTTACCGGAACTGAAGAAGAGTGGCAGCCGCCTGCTGCCAGCCGACTCGGAACACTCCGCGATCTTCCAGTGCCTGCAAGGAACCCCCTGGGCTGAAAACGCCAGCCTCTCCACCGGTGTCCCCACCCCAGGCCTGCGCCGCATTCAGCTCACCGCCTCCGGTGGTGCATTCCGTGACTGGGAGGCCGCCGATCTGGAGAAAGCCACCGTGGCTGATGCCACCTCCCATCCCAACTGGAGCATGGGCCGCAAGATCACGGTGGATTCCGCCTCCCTCATGAACAAAGGTCTGGAGGTGATCGAGGCCCATTACCTGTTCGGTCTCGACTACGACCACATCGAGATCGTGATCCACCCTCAAAGCATCATCCACTCGATGGTCGAGCTGGCCGATTCCTCGGTGCTGGCCCAGCTGGGCTGGCCGGATATGAAATTGCCAATCCTCTACTGCCTGAGCTGGCCGGAACGGCTTGAAACACCGTGGCGTCGCCTCAACCTCACGGAGGTGGGGCAGCTCAGCTTCCGGAGCCCTGACCCCGCCAAATATCCCTGCATGGAGCTGGCCTACGCGGCTGGCCGCGCCGGTGGCACGATGCCAGCCGTGCTCAATGCGGCGAATGAGGAAGCGGTCGCCCAGTTCCTGCAGGAGCGCATTCACTTCCTCGACATTCCCGATCTCATCGACGCCACCTGCGAGCGTCACAAGTCCGATCGCATGGATCATCCCCAACTCGACGACGTGCTGGCCGTGGATCAGTGGGCTCGAGATGTGGTGCGTGAACAGGTACAGCGCGGCACCCGACGCATCCCCATGGCAGCCATGGCCGCGTGA
- a CDS encoding sodium-dependent transporter, giving the protein MAVKEHWKSGLGFVLAAAGSAVGLGNLWGFAYRASQGGGGAFLLLYVLIVLVVCLPVLVAEMVLGRSTGHSPLIAPVTAAGRRWQPMGWLFIAAASGILAFYAVLMGWTGHTLLHALLVGLPSDLAAAESFFGVISGGNSAVLGQLFSLVLTALVVAAGVQAGIERLSRWALPLLFVLLIGLALWASGLEGAAEGRHTFLLNFDPRELTDFTTIRNAFTQAFFSIGAGIGCILAYAAYLDRRNHLPREAIAVVGMDTAVGLLAGLVTFPVVMSFGLKDVVSGSTVGTLFIALPTGLASLGLTGRVVAVLFFFLAYIAAITSSVSLLEVPVASLMDRLGWSRRRAVWISAALIFVAGLPAATSIPVLEVMDSIFGGVMLILGGLLIAVLLGWVVPARFDDDLKGSATPAALRRWLLFVLRWISPPVIAVGLVISLVDLLRGWGWLAS; this is encoded by the coding sequence ATGGCGGTGAAGGAGCACTGGAAGTCAGGTCTTGGTTTTGTTCTGGCCGCGGCGGGTAGTGCGGTCGGGCTGGGCAACCTCTGGGGATTCGCCTATCGCGCCTCCCAGGGGGGCGGTGGCGCGTTTCTGCTCCTCTATGTGCTGATTGTGTTGGTGGTGTGTCTGCCGGTCCTCGTGGCGGAGATGGTGCTGGGTCGCAGCACAGGCCACAGCCCCCTGATCGCACCAGTGACCGCGGCTGGTCGCCGCTGGCAACCGATGGGCTGGCTGTTTATCGCGGCGGCGAGCGGCATCCTGGCCTTCTACGCCGTTTTGATGGGATGGACCGGTCACACCCTGCTCCATGCCCTACTGGTGGGACTGCCATCAGACCTGGCGGCAGCCGAGAGCTTCTTTGGGGTGATTAGCGGCGGCAACAGTGCCGTGCTGGGACAGTTGTTCAGTCTTGTGCTCACCGCATTGGTGGTGGCTGCAGGAGTGCAAGCCGGTATCGAACGGCTGTCTCGATGGGCGCTGCCTCTGCTGTTTGTGTTGCTGATCGGACTGGCGCTTTGGGCCTCCGGTTTGGAGGGAGCAGCCGAGGGGCGTCACACCTTTCTGCTCAACTTCGATCCCCGGGAGCTGACTGACTTCACCACCATTCGCAATGCCTTCACCCAGGCGTTTTTTTCGATTGGGGCAGGCATCGGCTGCATCCTTGCCTATGCGGCCTATCTCGACCGCCGCAATCATCTGCCGCGGGAAGCGATTGCCGTTGTGGGGATGGACACCGCCGTCGGATTGCTCGCCGGACTTGTCACCTTCCCGGTGGTGATGAGTTTTGGTCTGAAGGATGTGGTGAGTGGTTCCACCGTGGGCACCCTGTTTATCGCTCTGCCCACCGGCCTCGCTTCCCTGGGGCTCACGGGACGGGTGGTGGCGGTGCTGTTTTTCTTCCTTGCCTACATCGCCGCGATCACCTCATCGGTGTCGCTCCTGGAGGTGCCGGTGGCCTCACTGATGGATCGGCTCGGTTGGAGTCGGCGGCGGGCGGTGTGGATCAGTGCGGCGTTGATTTTTGTGGCCGGTCTCCCTGCGGCCACGTCGATCCCGGTGTTGGAGGTGATGGATTCGATCTTCGGGGGGGTCATGCTGATCCTTGGTGGGCTGTTGATCGCTGTGCTGCTTGGTTGGGTGGTTCCTGCCCGTTTCGACGACGATCTCAAGGGCAGTGCTACTCCGGCTGCCTTACGCCGTTGGTTGCTGTTTGTGCTGCGTTGGATTTCCCCGCCCGTGATCGCCGTGGGCCTGGTGATCAGTCTGGTGGATCTGCTCAGGGGGTGGGGCTGGTTGGCGAGTTGA